A genomic region of Raphanus sativus cultivar WK10039 chromosome 6, ASM80110v3, whole genome shotgun sequence contains the following coding sequences:
- the LOC108810594 gene encoding protein RALF-like 19, with translation MGIKFLLILCLLTLAVVAESANVTWSLSKSCVNGQGCIGDDDGLESLMDSETNRRQLAARRRYISYGALKKNNVPCSRRGRSYYDCTKRKRANPYRRGCSIITHCYRLTS, from the coding sequence ATGGGTATCAAGTTCTTGTTGATCCTTTGCCTCTTGACCCTGGCAGTAGTCGCTGAATCAGCCAATGTCACATGGTCCTTGTCCAAATCTTGTGTCAATGGACAAGGATGCATTGGAGACGATGATGGACTTGAGTCCTTGATGGATTCTGAGACCAATAGGCGGCAACTAGCCGCAAGGCGCAGGTACATCAGTTACGGTGCACTTAAGAAGAACAATGTGCCATGTAGCCGTCGTGGCCGGTCTTACTACGATTGCACGAAGAGGAAAAGGGCTAACCCTTACAGGCGTGGGTGCAGCATCATCACGCATTGCTACAGGCTAACTTCTTAA